Part of the Frankiales bacterium genome, GGACCGGGAGCACCATGCACCTGATCCACGTGCACGTGGGCTGAGCCCACGCACGCGCGACCTGCGCGCACGACGAAGGCCCCGGCCGATGGCCGGGGCCTTCGCACGCGTACGCCGCGTAGGACTTGAACCTACAACCCGCGGATTAAGAGACGGGTCTGCGCCGTTCTCGGCGCTGCCGCCCAATTTCGATCCGTGCTGAAAGGTGTTGGGGGAGAAGCGATTTCGCGGTTCGTGGTGTTGCTTCGCGATGCTTCAAATTCCATGATCATTGCGCGTCCGAACACAGAATGAACACAGCCTTCCTGGCCGTGATTACGCACGGTGACGAGGCCTTGGCTTCGTCGAGCAGGTCGTCTCGCGAACCTAGCGATGCGGTTAGCCGCCCGACTCGGACCCAGATCTGGCCGCATGTCACCCAGCCGTCGGTCTCCGAGCTGGAGCGCGGTGTGCTCGACCGGGCTGGCCTTGCCACGATCAAGGCCTACGTCGAGGCACTCGGCGGCTCGGTCGAGGTCGTCGCCGAGTTCGGTGGTCACCGGGTCGTCATCGGCTGACACGCAACTGACTGACCGTCGGCGATCTCGCGTCCCAGAGCGGTCAGGGTGGATTCTCGAGAGTGTCGTTTCGTCGTGGCGTGACGGGTCCGCAACGAGTTGGCGTCGGACGTCGCACCTACGATGCATACATGGCCCGATGCACAGCACCTTCGCAAGGTCACCGCACTGCGAGCGGGCGGGCGAATTGCCCTGCGTGCGGAGGCAGGGGGTACTACCGGTCTCCCTACTCGTCATACTCGCCTCGGCCGTCATATGGCAGCAGTGGTGGAGGCTCGAGTTCCAGCGGCTCGTCTGGCGGCAGCGGTGGAGGCTCGCGGCGGACCAGGACCGGCAGAACGGTCTCGTACACCCCGAGCGAATGGCGCACCGTCGAGCCATTCACCCGCAAGGCCAGCGAGCAAGCGGCGGAGCACCCCGAACGCCGAGACCTCTTCCTGTGTCACGCCTGGGACGACCGAGAAGGTAGCGCGAAGGAGCTCTACGACCAGCTGAAGTCAAACGGCGCCTCCGTGTGGTTCAGCGAAGAAGACCTCCCCCTTGGTTCGCTCATGATTCGAGAAATCGACAAGGGGCTCCGGAACTCCCGCGTTGGGATCGTGCTGGTAACGCCTGCGCTGATCAGGAGCATCGAATCCGAAGGCGTGGCCGAGAAGGAACTGGCCGTCTTGCTCTCAAGTCGTCGCGTCATCCCTGTGCTGCACGGAGTGACCTTCGATGAACTCAACGACGTCAGCCCGATGCTGGCCTCGCACGCTGGGCTGAGCACCCAGGAATCGACGCTGGACAACGTCGCGGCGAAGATCGCTGCCGCTGCCGCGGCACTTCCT contains:
- a CDS encoding TIR domain-containing protein; this translates as MARCTAPSQGHRTASGRANCPACGGRGYYRSPYSSYSPRPSYGSSGGGSSSSGSSGGSGGGSRRTRTGRTVSYTPSEWRTVEPFTRKASEQAAEHPERRDLFLCHAWDDREGSAKELYDQLKSNGASVWFSEEDLPLGSLMIREIDKGLRNSRVGIVLVTPALIRSIESEGVAEKELAVLLSSRRVIPVLHGVTFDELNDVSPMLASHAGLSTQESTLDNVAAKIAAAAAALPAA